From a region of the Xyrauchen texanus isolate HMW12.3.18 chromosome 39, RBS_HiC_50CHRs, whole genome shotgun sequence genome:
- the LOC127632492 gene encoding lactosylceramide 1,3-N-acetyl-beta-D-glucosaminyltransferase A, whose translation MFMNCRRVRKLTFLQLVSMCCILSVLVVCWDNVDHHVVSHVKSYSYRYLINSYDFIKKSLSVSPEEAARFGSFPYLFNNKNICKDQDVLLLLFVKSSPGNFKRRQDIRSTWGNESYISNELGVVVKVVFAMGLPPDMPSQSILQNALYKEHMNHGDLVQQKFLDTFHNLTLKLLLQFRWTHENCAHARFLMSADDDVFIHAPNLVHYLQDLSRQNVRDLWIGHMHRGAPPIRRMNSKYYMSFEMYQWNSYPDYTAGAGYVVSGDVAAKIYQASQSLNASMYIDDVFMGICAISAGVSPQEHVYFSGEGKTPYHPCIYEKMITSHGHEDDVRYLWKVATAPEVEGISSGLLGKLYCTAVKIMLLCKPHFSNTYSCLAAFT comes from the coding sequence ATGTTTATGAATTGCAGAAGGGTCAGAAAATTGACTTTTCTACAGCTTGTCTCAATGTGCTGTATCTTGTCAGTGCTCGTGGTTTGTTGGGACAACGTGGATCACCATGTTGTGAGTCATGTGAAGTCATACTCCTACCGCTATCTGATCAACAGCTATGACTTCATAAAAAAAAGCCTCAGTGTCAGCCCAGAGGAAGCTGCAAGGTTTGGTAGTTTCCCGTATCTGTTCAATAACAAAAACATCTGTAAAGACCAGGATGTGTTGCTGCTTCTCTTTGTGAAATCTTCTCCAGGAAATTTTAAAAGAAGACAAGATATTCGCTCCACTTGGGGTAATGAGTCCTACATAAGTAATGAGCTGGGTGTTGTCGTGAAGGTAGTGTTTGCAATGGGCCTCCCCCCAGACATGCCCTCTCAGAGTATCCTACAGAATGCATTGTACAAAGAACACATGAACCACGGTGACCTGGTTCAGCAGAAATTTCTTGACACCTTTCATAACCTCACTTTGAAACTTCTACTTCAGTTTCGCTGGACGCATGAGAACTGCGCCCATGCCCGGTTCCTTATGTCTGCTGACGACGACGTATTCATCCATGCTCCCAATTTGGTGCATTACCTTCAGGATCTCAGTAGACAGAATGTGCGTGACCTCTGGATTGGCCACATGCACAGGGGAGCACCTCCCATTCGACGTATGAACAGTAAGTACTACATGTCCTTTGAGATGTACCAGTGGAACTCCTATCCAGATTACACTGCTGGGGCTGGGTATGTCGTGTCGGGAGATGTGGCAGCCAAAATCTATCAGGCCTCCCAGTCTCTTAATGCCTCGATGTACATTGATGATGTCTTCATGGGTATCTGTGCCATTTCAGCCGGCGTCTCGCCCCAGGAACATGTTTACTTTTCGGGTGAGGGGAAAACACCCTATCACCCATGTATCTATGAAAAAATGATCACCTCTCATGGACATGAGGATGATGTCAGATATCTGTGGAAGGTTGCAACCGCCCCAGAGGTAGAAGGTATATCCTCTGGATTATTAGGGAAGCTGTATTGCACAGCTGTGAAAATTATGCTTCTTTGTAAGCCACACTTTTCAAACACCTATTCATGCCTGGCAGCTTTTACATAA